Proteins encoded within one genomic window of Formosa agariphila KMM 3901:
- a CDS encoding glycosyltransferase family 117 protein, which produces MTQFNFKKWNTILGWVAFAIALVTYGLTVEPTVSYWDAGEYILTSAKLQVGHPPGAPLFQMLGAFFSMFALEPDQVGYMLNLMSAVASAFTILFMFWTITLLLKKIISEDDILSKPKAMAILGSGLVGSLAFTFTDSFWFNAVETEVYAMATLMMAAMFWLGLRWEQDMDSPRGNRWLVLIAFVIGLSFGVHFMGLLTIPGIALVYYFKNYKTITVKNFIIANVVAVAILLFIFKLLLPNALKFFSTSEIFFVNSLGLPFNSGTIIAGILLIAAFYFALKYTRQKGYIHLNTLALCLLFIFIGFSSWMMLPIRANANVVVNENNPSDARELLAYYNLEQYPETHLFYGPQFTDQYAGLDKNNPYIDDKPNYEKDEAQGKYVIVNDYKRAKQNYNSEHASILPRMWSAEHAENYMLFTGYLDFKLKPEYQMENQLRTSISSFKSDLSQGNVDFQDYNNFLKQFGQYLDIEKPTLASNIVYMFQYQLGYMYWRYFMWNYTGKQDDIQGRYDNHGNWLSGINFIDEWHLGMPQTNLPSDVKNNKARNTYYFLPLILGLIGLFFLFNKDKKMFWVLFVFFLFTGVAIQVYTNVRPFEPRERDYSVVGSFYVFAIWIGFGVYAIFEALKKYVKTPLLAPVVTLACLVLVPGILAANNWDDHDRSDKYTARSMAKMYLDSCAENAILFTIGDNDTFALWYAQEIEGYRTDVRIVNTSLFQTDWYIDQMKRKAYESDPIPSQLTHEQYRYGTRDYIMKRVVSQDTMDIKDFINFVSSDNPKTKFKYILEMQGEDPSYYPTQLQNSNYFPVENLTIDVDKQTVLDNGIVAVKDAHRIVDKINLNINSSALYKNRLLMLDIIANNDWKRPIYFTGGSFGDDDYLWMKDYLQLDGMCYKLVPIKTPINRSNPFDMGRVDAELMYNKVKQWDWGNSGSPDIYHDPETRKNSISYRGNLARLMEQLINEKQLDKAEEIADIAMENMPVEFFGYYTLLEPYISGYYEVGADEKARKLFKDVSTKYQEYLKYYSTLKVEKQYEIAEEIVTNIERYKSLVDVLLRNDSEFAKTEMQTFNNHLKLFEHFYGDSPHEPDPIQPSDIDIQSNADSAVVPVE; this is translated from the coding sequence ATGACACAATTCAACTTTAAAAAGTGGAATACCATCTTAGGTTGGGTCGCTTTTGCAATTGCATTAGTAACCTACGGACTAACAGTAGAACCTACCGTAAGCTACTGGGATGCTGGAGAATATATTTTAACCTCAGCAAAACTTCAAGTAGGTCACCCGCCAGGAGCACCTTTATTTCAAATGCTTGGAGCATTCTTCTCTATGTTTGCTTTAGAGCCTGATCAAGTGGGTTACATGCTAAATTTAATGAGTGCCGTTGCCAGTGCATTCACAATTTTATTCATGTTTTGGACCATTACATTATTATTGAAAAAAATTATTTCGGAAGACGACATACTATCTAAACCTAAAGCAATGGCCATTCTTGGTAGTGGTTTAGTAGGAAGTTTAGCGTTTACTTTTACAGATTCGTTTTGGTTTAATGCTGTAGAAACCGAAGTATATGCTATGGCAACCTTAATGATGGCTGCTATGTTTTGGCTTGGTTTACGCTGGGAACAAGATATGGATTCGCCGCGCGGAAACCGTTGGTTGGTTTTAATTGCCTTTGTTATTGGACTTTCATTCGGGGTACACTTTATGGGATTATTAACCATTCCTGGAATTGCACTGGTGTATTACTTTAAAAACTATAAAACCATTACGGTTAAAAACTTCATTATTGCAAATGTCGTTGCTGTTGCCATCCTATTATTCATCTTTAAGCTTTTATTACCTAACGCACTAAAATTCTTTAGTACTTCAGAAATATTCTTTGTAAACTCTTTAGGTTTGCCTTTTAATTCTGGAACTATAATTGCTGGAATTTTACTTATTGCTGCATTCTATTTTGCTTTAAAGTATACACGACAAAAAGGATACATCCATTTAAACACACTAGCCTTGTGTTTACTATTTATATTTATTGGATTCTCGTCTTGGATGATGTTACCTATTCGTGCCAATGCCAATGTTGTTGTAAATGAAAACAATCCGTCTGATGCTCGAGAACTTCTTGCGTATTATAACTTAGAACAATATCCTGAGACCCACTTATTTTATGGTCCACAATTTACAGACCAATATGCAGGGCTAGACAAAAACAATCCTTATATAGACGATAAACCTAATTACGAGAAGGATGAAGCGCAAGGAAAATATGTAATTGTAAACGATTATAAGCGTGCAAAACAGAACTACAACTCGGAACACGCTTCTATACTACCTAGAATGTGGAGTGCAGAACATGCCGAAAACTACATGCTTTTTACCGGTTATTTAGATTTTAAGCTGAAACCGGAATACCAGATGGAAAATCAACTACGTACATCTATTTCTAGTTTTAAATCAGATTTATCTCAAGGTAATGTAGACTTTCAAGACTATAATAATTTCTTAAAACAATTCGGGCAATATTTAGATATCGAAAAACCAACCTTGGCAAGTAATATTGTATACATGTTTCAATACCAGTTGGGCTATATGTATTGGAGATACTTTATGTGGAATTACACAGGGAAGCAAGACGATATTCAAGGGCGATACGATAATCACGGAAACTGGTTAAGCGGTATTAATTTTATTGACGAATGGCATTTAGGTATGCCTCAAACAAATTTACCTTCAGACGTAAAAAATAATAAAGCAAGAAACACCTATTATTTCTTACCATTAATTTTAGGTCTTATAGGTTTATTCTTTTTATTCAACAAAGACAAAAAAATGTTTTGGGTGCTGTTTGTGTTTTTCCTATTTACAGGAGTTGCCATTCAGGTTTATACCAATGTACGACCTTTTGAACCTAGAGAACGTGACTATTCGGTTGTGGGTTCTTTTTATGTGTTTGCCATTTGGATAGGATTTGGAGTGTATGCTATTTTTGAAGCACTTAAAAAATACGTTAAAACACCTCTTTTAGCACCTGTAGTTACTTTAGCATGTTTAGTTCTAGTTCCTGGTATATTAGCAGCAAACAATTGGGATGACCACGATAGATCCGATAAATACACAGCCCGTTCAATGGCTAAAATGTATTTAGACTCTTGTGCCGAAAATGCCATATTATTTACTATTGGAGATAACGATACCTTCGCCTTGTGGTATGCTCAAGAAATTGAAGGATACCGTACCGATGTTCGTATTGTAAACACAAGTTTATTCCAAACAGACTGGTATATCGACCAAATGAAACGTAAAGCTTACGAGAGTGACCCTATTCCTTCTCAGCTAACACACGAGCAATACCGTTATGGTACACGCGATTATATTATGAAACGTGTGGTGTCTCAAGATACGATGGACATTAAAGATTTTATCAATTTTGTAAGTAGCGATAACCCTAAAACAAAGTTTAAATATATCTTAGAAATGCAAGGTGAGGATCCTAGCTACTACCCTACACAACTTCAAAACTCGAATTATTTCCCGGTTGAGAATTTAACTATAGATGTAGATAAGCAAACCGTACTTGATAATGGTATTGTTGCCGTAAAAGATGCACATAGAATTGTAGATAAAATCAATTTAAACATTAATAGTTCTGCACTGTATAAAAACCGATTGTTAATGTTAGACATTATTGCTAATAACGATTGGAAACGCCCTATTTACTTTACAGGTGGTAGTTTTGGTGACGACGATTATTTATGGATGAAAGACTACCTGCAGTTAGATGGTATGTGTTACAAATTGGTCCCTATTAAAACGCCAATTAATAGAAGCAACCCATTTGATATGGGTCGTGTAGATGCCGAATTAATGTATAATAAGGTTAAGCAATGGGATTGGGGTAATAGCGGAAGTCCAGATATTTATCATGATCCAGAAACGCGTAAAAACTCAATTTCTTACAGAGGTAACTTAGCACGATTAATGGAACAATTAATTAACGAAAAGCAACTCGATAAAGCTGAAGAAATTGCAGATATTGCCATGGAAAACATGCCTGTTGAATTCTTTGGATACTACACCCTTTTAGAACCATACATTAGCGGATATTACGAAGTTGGAGCCGATGAAAAAGCGAGAAAGCTATTTAAAGACGTGTCTACTAAATATCAAGAGTATTTAAAATACTATAGCACGTTAAAAGTTGAAAAACAATATGAAATTGCTGAAGAAATTGTAACCAATATAGAACGTTATAAATCTTTAGTAGATGTGTTATTACGTAACGATTCTGAGTTTGCTAAAACAGAAATGCAGACCTTTAACAATCACTTAAAGTTATTCGAACATTTTTACGGCGATAGTCCGCACGAACCAGACCCGATACAACCGTCAGATATAGACATACAATCGAATGCGGATAGCGCAGTGGTTCCTGTAGAATAA
- a CDS encoding SPOR domain-containing protein, protein MKLLKFKIIAFTGFCVFTLSTKTFAQQGSIAINQDDKIKELLDVKKEMNKDENATDRFKIQLYSGNRADAEDVLKEYNGDFNQWEGTLVYETPNYKIWVGSYRTRLEADRALTEIKTKYPNGFIFKPKAKS, encoded by the coding sequence ATGAAATTATTGAAATTTAAAATTATAGCTTTTACTGGTTTTTGTGTTTTTACACTCTCTACAAAAACCTTTGCACAACAAGGAAGCATTGCAATTAATCAGGATGATAAGATTAAGGAGCTATTAGATGTCAAGAAGGAAATGAATAAGGATGAGAACGCTACAGACCGTTTTAAGATCCAATTATACTCTGGGAACCGTGCAGATGCAGAAGATGTATTAAAGGAATATAATGGCGATTTTAACCAGTGGGAAGGTACATTAGTTTACGAAACACCTAACTATAAAATATGGGTAGGAAGCTATAGAACACGTTTAGAAGCAGACCGTGCACTTACAGAAATTAAAACGAAATATCCGAATGGTTTTATCTTTAAACCAAAAGCAAAAAGCTAG
- a CDS encoding cytochrome c3 family protein — MKQVIHRKLSKNILRLAIVILLAFTTSLSAQGDPAKGKALFNSNCAACHQLDKKMTGPALRNIETRLSEEAGVDKEWLHSWIRNSSGLIKSGDEYANKIFNEYNGVPMTAFPQLSDEDLDNILAYTAEEKAAPAPAAAGAVGAGSASGEGDGISNKIILGALVLLFGLLAMALILVRQTLNRFAKAKGVEVEDSSRLPLWKAFAQNQFLVLVTVVLFLLVGAYYAYGFMMQVGVDQGYQPVQPIHYSHKIHAGDNGIDCKYCHSSARVSKTSGIPSLNVCMNCHKSIYEVAESTATPEYSKEFYDGEIQKLYKAVGWDDTEQKYTGETQPVKWVRIHNLPDFVYFNHSQHVTVAGVDCQTCHGPVQEMEVMYQHAPLTMGWCINCHRETNVKVKDNDYYTKIHEELSKKYGVEELTAAQMGALECGKCHY; from the coding sequence ATGAAACAGGTGATTCACCGTAAATTAAGCAAAAACATCTTACGTTTAGCTATAGTTATTTTACTTGCGTTTACAACCTCTCTTTCGGCTCAAGGCGACCCGGCAAAAGGGAAAGCATTGTTCAACTCTAATTGTGCAGCATGTCACCAATTAGATAAGAAAATGACAGGTCCTGCATTGCGTAACATTGAAACGCGATTAAGTGAAGAGGCAGGAGTTGATAAAGAATGGTTACATTCTTGGATTCGTAACAGTTCAGGGCTTATTAAGTCTGGAGATGAATACGCCAACAAAATCTTTAATGAATACAATGGTGTGCCAATGACGGCATTCCCACAATTGTCTGACGAAGATTTAGATAATATATTAGCGTATACCGCTGAAGAAAAAGCTGCTCCCGCTCCAGCGGCTGCAGGTGCAGTTGGTGCTGGAAGTGCTAGTGGTGAAGGCGATGGTATTTCTAACAAAATTATATTAGGTGCGTTAGTACTGTTATTTGGTTTGTTAGCGATGGCATTAATTTTAGTACGTCAAACATTAAATCGTTTTGCTAAAGCTAAAGGTGTAGAGGTAGAAGATTCTTCTCGCTTACCACTTTGGAAAGCTTTTGCTCAGAATCAATTTTTAGTATTAGTAACTGTTGTATTGTTTTTATTAGTAGGAGCATATTACGCTTACGGTTTTATGATGCAAGTTGGTGTTGATCAAGGATACCAACCCGTACAACCAATTCATTATTCTCACAAAATACATGCTGGAGATAACGGTATCGATTGTAAATACTGTCACTCTTCTGCAAGAGTAAGTAAAACATCAGGTATTCCATCTTTAAATGTGTGTATGAACTGTCATAAGTCTATTTACGAAGTAGCAGAAAGTACAGCAACTCCCGAATACAGTAAAGAGTTTTACGATGGTGAAATCCAAAAGTTATATAAAGCTGTAGGTTGGGATGATACTGAGCAAAAATATACAGGAGAAACACAACCAGTAAAATGGGTGAGAATTCATAATTTACCAGATTTCGTTTACTTTAACCACTCGCAACACGTTACTGTTGCAGGGGTAGATTGTCAGACATGTCACGGTCCTGTTCAGGAAATGGAAGTTATGTATCAGCATGCTCCATTAACAATGGGATGGTGTATTAACTGTCACAGAGAAACAAACGTAAAAGTTAAAGACAACGATTACTATACAAAAATCCACGAAGAATTATCTAAGAAGTACGGTGTTGAGGAGCTTACAGCTGCGCAAATGGGTGCCTTAGAATGTGGAAAGTGTCATTATTAA
- a CDS encoding universal stress protein gives MKRILVPTDFSKEAEFATKIAAQFANKFNCEIYFLHIIDLPTGEVDQINTPPSEIPEALFFMKLASKRFDELLNADYLEGITVHHSIKTNSTFTGINETAKELNIDMIIMGSHGATGFKEIFIGSNTEKVVRTSKVPVLVIKSSEKEFKVNNLVFASDFLIDSIHTYEQAVKFAKKFNSKIHLLLVNTPNNFSTSANASKRIQSFIDSSDYTNYTINIHNDDTVEKGILNFSEQIDADIIGISTHGRQGIAHFFNGSISEDIVNHAIRPVITFKI, from the coding sequence ATGAAACGTATATTAGTCCCAACAGATTTTTCTAAAGAAGCTGAATTTGCTACAAAAATTGCAGCTCAGTTTGCAAATAAATTTAATTGTGAAATTTATTTTTTACACATCATCGATCTTCCAACCGGAGAAGTCGACCAAATAAATACGCCCCCAAGCGAAATTCCTGAGGCTCTTTTTTTTATGAAACTTGCATCTAAACGTTTTGACGAGCTTCTAAACGCCGATTATTTAGAGGGTATTACCGTGCATCATTCCATAAAAACCAACTCAACTTTTACAGGAATAAACGAAACCGCCAAAGAGTTAAACATAGATATGATTATCATGGGTTCTCATGGCGCAACTGGATTTAAAGAAATCTTTATAGGTTCTAACACCGAAAAAGTTGTTCGTACATCTAAAGTTCCTGTTTTGGTAATAAAAAGCTCTGAAAAAGAATTTAAAGTTAACAACTTAGTATTTGCTTCAGATTTTTTAATAGACAGCATACACACTTACGAGCAAGCAGTTAAGTTTGCTAAAAAATTCAACTCTAAAATCCATTTACTACTTGTAAACACACCTAATAATTTTTCTACAAGTGCAAATGCATCGAAACGCATACAGAGTTTTATAGACAGTTCAGACTACACAAATTATACCATTAACATCCATAATGATGATACTGTAGAAAAAGGTATTCTAAACTTTTCTGAACAAATTGATGCCGATATTATTGGAATTAGTACTCACGGTAGACAAGGTATTGCACATTTCTTTAACGGCAGCATTAGTGAAGACATCGTTAATCACGCCATAAGACCAGTCATTACATTTAAAATATAA
- the rimP gene encoding ribosome assembly cofactor RimP codes for MFRTTVENLLESALQERNDLFLISLTISGENAIKVIVDGDEGVSVEDCMFISRAIEHNLDREEQDFSLEVMSAGAASPLTNSRQYAKNIGRTLEVKTKTETIEAVLVDANEEDIVLEWKAREPKPVGKGKVTVQKKANIPYSDIVEAKVMIKF; via the coding sequence ATGTTTAGAACAACTGTTGAAAATTTATTAGAAAGCGCCTTACAAGAACGAAACGATTTGTTTTTGATAAGTTTAACTATTTCTGGAGAGAATGCCATAAAGGTAATTGTCGATGGAGATGAGGGTGTGAGTGTTGAAGATTGTATGTTTATAAGCAGAGCTATTGAGCATAATTTAGATAGAGAAGAACAAGATTTTTCACTAGAAGTTATGTCGGCAGGTGCAGCATCTCCGTTAACTAATAGTAGGCAATATGCCAAAAATATTGGTAGAACACTAGAGGTTAAAACTAAAACAGAAACTATTGAGGCTGTTTTGGTAGATGCTAATGAAGAAGATATAGTTTTAGAATGGAAAGCTAGAGAGCCTAAACCTGTAGGAAAAGGTAAGGTAACTGTTCAGAAAAAGGCAAATATTCCTTATAGCGATATTGTAGAAGCGAAAGTTATGATTAAATTTTAA
- the infB gene encoding translation initiation factor IF-2, which translates to MAEITRLNKVLRELNISIDRAVDFLESKGIDIDKRPTTKISSEVYKVLSDEFQTDANKKVASQEVSEAKLKEKEALREQRERELEVKQKAEEARKREQQAVVKAKSTLTGPKQVGKIDLDAKPKVEAKPVEKKEEPVQPKAEDVKPKVDKPKVEAVKPEAKAEEKPVVKAEPVVEKTDEKPKIKEEAKVQNTPKVEHKPKPKVVTPPSKSTVTTPPSPPKPVQEVKKTEAPKSTEPVKSEAPKAEVEKPVEDERIETKYTKLSGPKIAGEKIDLTQFNKPKKKPVAKAGDNAAANKRKRRRISKPGDKTSNTKPGGNTGGPGRVARPSTYKGKRAGGPGQARRPIVKEEPSEAEVQKQVRETLEKLQGKSSKGKGAKYRRDKRDSHREQSQKDLDQQEVESKILKVTEFVTASEVATMMDVSVTQIISACMSLGMMVTMNQRLDAETLSIVADEFGYQVEFVTSDLEDNIEVVEDRPEDLIERAPIITVMGHVDHGKTSLLDYIRKENVIAGESGGITQHIGAYGVQLEGGQKIAFLDTPGHEAFTAMRARGAQVTDLAIIVVAADDDIMPQTKEAIAHAQAASVPIIFAINKIDRPAANPERIKEGLAQMNLLVEDWGGKIQSHDISAKQGTGVKELLEKVLLEAELLELKANPNKLASGTVVEAFLDKGRGYVSTILVQAGTLRIGDYVLAGKNSGKIKAMHDERGKEVKEAGPSTPVSILGLDGAPQAGDKFNVFEDEREAKQIATKRTQLQREQSVRTQRHITLDEIGRRIALGDFQELNIILKGDVDGSVEALTDSFQKLSTEEIQVNIIHKGVGAITESDVLLASASDAIIIGFNVRPMGNARSIADKEEIDIRTYSIIYDAINDLKDAMEGMLSPELKEEITGTAEIREIFKVSKIGSIAGCMVTNGKILRSSGVRLIRDGVVVYTGELASLKRFKDDVREVSKGYDCGMQIKNYNDIKEGDVIESFHEVEVKKKLK; encoded by the coding sequence ATGGCTGAAATAACAAGATTAAATAAAGTTTTACGTGAGTTAAACATCTCTATCGATCGTGCAGTAGATTTTTTAGAATCTAAAGGTATCGACATCGATAAGCGTCCTACTACAAAAATTTCATCGGAAGTTTACAAAGTACTTTCTGATGAATTTCAAACAGACGCGAATAAAAAGGTGGCCTCTCAAGAAGTAAGTGAAGCGAAACTGAAAGAAAAAGAAGCCCTAAGGGAGCAGCGAGAGCGCGAACTTGAGGTGAAACAAAAAGCAGAAGAAGCTAGGAAGAGAGAGCAGCAGGCAGTTGTTAAAGCTAAATCTACGCTTACAGGCCCAAAACAAGTAGGTAAAATCGATTTAGATGCAAAACCGAAAGTAGAGGCTAAACCTGTTGAAAAGAAGGAAGAACCTGTTCAGCCTAAAGCTGAAGATGTTAAACCTAAAGTAGACAAACCTAAGGTAGAAGCGGTTAAACCTGAAGCGAAAGCCGAAGAAAAACCAGTTGTAAAAGCTGAGCCTGTAGTAGAGAAAACGGACGAAAAACCTAAAATAAAGGAAGAAGCTAAAGTTCAAAACACTCCAAAAGTAGAACACAAGCCAAAACCTAAAGTTGTTACTCCGCCATCAAAATCTACAGTTACTACTCCACCATCTCCACCAAAACCTGTTCAAGAGGTTAAAAAAACCGAAGCACCAAAATCAACTGAGCCCGTTAAGAGTGAAGCGCCAAAAGCAGAAGTTGAAAAGCCAGTTGAAGATGAGCGTATTGAAACAAAATATACTAAGCTTTCAGGTCCGAAAATTGCCGGTGAAAAAATTGATTTAACTCAATTTAATAAACCTAAAAAGAAACCTGTTGCTAAAGCTGGAGATAATGCTGCTGCGAATAAGAGAAAACGCCGTCGTATTAGTAAACCAGGTGATAAAACTTCTAACACTAAACCAGGAGGAAACACTGGAGGTCCAGGAAGAGTTGCTAGACCTAGTACTTATAAAGGAAAAAGAGCAGGAGGCCCAGGCCAAGCTAGACGTCCTATTGTAAAAGAAGAGCCTAGTGAAGCAGAAGTTCAAAAACAAGTTAGAGAAACCTTAGAAAAACTTCAAGGTAAATCTAGCAAAGGTAAAGGAGCTAAATATCGTAGAGATAAAAGAGATTCTCACAGAGAACAAAGTCAGAAAGACCTTGATCAGCAAGAAGTAGAAAGCAAAATCTTAAAAGTAACAGAATTTGTTACTGCTAGTGAAGTTGCAACCATGATGGATGTTTCTGTAACACAAATTATCTCGGCATGTATGTCGTTAGGTATGATGGTTACAATGAACCAACGTTTAGATGCAGAAACACTTTCAATAGTAGCAGACGAATTTGGTTACCAAGTAGAATTTGTAACTTCAGATCTTGAAGATAATATTGAAGTTGTTGAAGATAGACCAGAAGATTTAATAGAACGCGCACCAATTATTACGGTAATGGGTCACGTAGATCATGGTAAAACATCTTTACTAGATTACATCCGTAAGGAAAATGTAATTGCAGGAGAGTCTGGAGGAATTACACAGCATATTGGTGCTTATGGCGTACAACTAGAAGGCGGACAAAAAATCGCATTCTTAGATACACCAGGTCACGAGGCCTTTACAGCCATGCGTGCTCGTGGAGCTCAAGTTACCGATTTAGCAATTATTGTAGTTGCTGCCGATGATGATATTATGCCGCAAACAAAAGAGGCAATTGCTCATGCTCAAGCAGCGAGTGTGCCAATTATATTTGCGATAAATAAAATAGATAGACCAGCCGCTAATCCAGAACGTATTAAAGAAGGTTTAGCACAAATGAACTTATTAGTTGAAGACTGGGGAGGGAAAATTCAATCTCATGATATTTCAGCTAAACAAGGAACTGGTGTAAAAGAATTATTAGAAAAAGTATTACTTGAAGCTGAATTATTAGAGCTTAAAGCTAATCCAAATAAACTAGCTTCAGGAACAGTTGTTGAAGCATTCTTAGACAAAGGTCGTGGATATGTATCAACAATTTTAGTACAAGCAGGAACATTAAGAATTGGTGATTACGTACTAGCTGGTAAAAACAGTGGTAAGATTAAAGCCATGCACGATGAACGCGGAAAAGAAGTTAAAGAAGCTGGACCAAGTACTCCAGTATCTATTTTAGGTTTAGATGGTGCACCTCAAGCTGGTGATAAGTTTAATGTATTTGAAGACGAACGTGAAGCAAAACAAATTGCTACTAAGCGTACACAATTACAACGTGAGCAATCTGTACGTACTCAACGTCATATTACTCTAGATGAAATTGGTCGTCGTATTGCATTAGGTGATTTCCAAGAATTAAACATTATCCTAAAAGGAGATGTAGATGGTTCTGTTGAAGCATTAACAGATTCGTTCCAGAAATTATCTACTGAAGAGATTCAAGTAAATATTATTCATAAAGGTGTTGGTGCCATTACAGAAAGTGATGTGTTATTAGCGTCTGCATCAGATGCGATTATTATCGGATTTAATGTAAGACCTATGGGTAACGCTAGATCTATTGCAGATAAAGAAGAAATAGACATCCGTACATATTCAATTATCTACGATGCTATTAATGATCTTAAAGATGCAATGGAAGGTATGTTATCTCCAGAACTTAAAGAAGAAATTACAGGTACAGCAGAAATTAGAGAAATCTTTAAAGTATCTAAAATTGGAAGCATTGCGGGTTGTATGGTTACAAACGGTAAAATCCTTAGATCTTCAGGTGTACGTTTAATTAGAGATGGTGTAGTTGTTTACACAGGAGAATTAGCGTCGCTTAAACGATTTAAAGATGATGTTAGAGAAGTGTCTAAAGGATATGATTGTGGTATGCAAATTAAAAACTACAATGATATTAAAGAAGGCGATGTAATAGAATCTTTCCACGAAGTAGAAGTGAAAAAGAAACTTAAATAA
- the nusA gene encoding transcription termination factor NusA, giving the protein MENLALIDSFSEFKDDKLIDRVTLMAILEDVFRNALKKKFGDDDNFDIIINPDKGDLEIWRNRIVVADGEVEEPNQEISLSAARKIEPDFEVGEDVSEEVKLIDLGRRAILALRQNLISKIHEHDNTNIYKQFKDLIGDIYTAEVHHIRHKAVILLDDEGNEIILPKEKQIPSDFFRKGDNVRGVIENVELKGSKPGIIMSRTSPLFLEKLFEQEIPEVFDGLITVKNVVRIPGEKAKVAVDSYDDRIDPVGACVGMKGSRIHGIVRELGNENIDVINYTNNLQLYITRALSPAKVTSIKIDEENKRAEVILKPEEVSKAIGRGGHNIRLAGQLTGYEIDVFREGAEEDVELSEFSDEIDKWIIDELSKAGLDTAKSVLEQDVEDLVKRTDLEEETINEVIRILREEFEE; this is encoded by the coding sequence ATGGAAAATCTTGCGTTAATTGATTCTTTTTCAGAATTTAAGGACGATAAATTAATAGATCGTGTAACGTTAATGGCGATTTTAGAGGATGTTTTTAGAAATGCCTTGAAGAAAAAATTTGGAGACGATGATAATTTTGATATTATTATAAACCCAGATAAAGGTGATTTAGAAATCTGGAGAAATCGTATTGTGGTTGCAGATGGTGAGGTGGAAGAACCAAATCAAGAAATTTCATTAAGTGCTGCTCGTAAAATCGAGCCTGATTTTGAAGTTGGGGAAGATGTGTCTGAAGAAGTGAAGTTAATAGATTTAGGTCGTCGTGCTATTTTAGCATTGCGCCAAAATTTAATTTCTAAAATTCATGAACACGATAATACTAACATCTATAAGCAGTTTAAGGATTTAATTGGAGATATTTATACAGCAGAAGTGCACCATATTCGTCACAAAGCTGTAATTTTATTGGACGATGAAGGCAATGAAATAATTTTGCCAAAAGAAAAGCAAATTCCTTCGGATTTTTTCCGAAAAGGTGATAATGTTAGAGGAGTAATTGAAAATGTAGAATTAAAAGGAAGTAAGCCAGGTATTATTATGTCTCGTACTTCTCCTTTATTCTTAGAAAAATTATTCGAACAAGAAATACCAGAAGTTTTCGACGGTTTAATTACTGTTAAAAACGTAGTAAGAATCCCTGGTGAAAAAGCAAAAGTTGCTGTAGATTCTTACGACGATAGAATAGACCCTGTTGGTGCCTGTGTAGGTATGAAAGGATCTAGAATTCATGGCATAGTTCGTGAATTAGGTAACGAAAATATCGACGTTATCAATTATACTAATAACCTACAATTGTACATCACTAGAGCGTTAAGTCCAGCGAAAGTGACATCAATAAAAATTGATGAAGAAAACAAACGTGCAGAGGTTATTTTAAAGCCTGAAGAAGTGAGTAAAGCCATTGGACGTGGTGGTCACAACATCAGATTGGCTGGTCAATTAACTGGTTATGAAATAGATGTGTTTAGAGAAGGTGCAGAAGAGGATGTTGAATTATCAGAATTCTCAGATGAAATTGATAAGTGGATTATAGACGAGTTAAGCAAAGCTGGGCTTGATACAGCAAAAAGTGTTCTAGAACAAGATGTGGAAGATCTAGTTAAAAGAACAGATTTAGAAGAAGAAACAATTAACGAAGTTATTAGAATTCTTAGAGAAGAGTTTGAAGAATAA